A genomic segment from Streptosporangium roseum DSM 43021 encodes:
- a CDS encoding uracil-DNA glycosylase, with product MSARPLNEVVEAGWATALEPVAEKIAAMGDFLRKEVAEGRQYLPSGPNVLRAFQQPFDQVKVLIVGQDPYPTPGHPIGLSFSVAADVRPIPGSLRNIYKELTEDLGLPMPSNGDLTPWAEHGVLLLNRVLTVVPGKPASHRGKGWEEVTEQAIKALAARDKPLVAILWGRDARNLRPMLGDVPAIESAHPSPLSARSGFFGSRPFSRANELLEQQGTTPVEWKLP from the coding sequence ATGTCCGCACGTCCTTTGAATGAAGTCGTGGAAGCCGGGTGGGCCACGGCCCTGGAACCCGTCGCCGAGAAGATCGCCGCCATGGGCGACTTCCTCCGGAAGGAGGTCGCCGAAGGCCGGCAGTACCTCCCTTCGGGACCAAATGTGCTCCGCGCCTTCCAGCAGCCCTTTGACCAGGTCAAGGTGCTGATCGTCGGCCAGGATCCCTATCCCACGCCGGGCCACCCGATCGGCCTGAGCTTCTCGGTGGCCGCCGACGTCCGGCCCATCCCGGGGAGCCTGCGCAACATCTACAAGGAGCTCACCGAGGACCTCGGGCTGCCCATGCCGAGCAACGGCGACCTGACCCCCTGGGCCGAGCACGGCGTGCTGCTGCTCAACAGGGTGCTCACCGTCGTGCCGGGCAAGCCCGCCTCGCACCGGGGCAAGGGCTGGGAGGAGGTCACCGAGCAGGCCATCAAGGCGCTCGCCGCGCGCGACAAGCCGCTGGTCGCGATCCTGTGGGGCCGCGACGCCCGCAACCTGCGCCCGATGCTCGGCGACGTCCCGGCCATCGAGTCGGCCCACCCGAGCCCCCTGTCGGCCCGGAGCGGGTTCTTCGGCTCGCGCCCGTTCAGCCGGGCCAACGAGCTCCTCGAGCAGCAGGGCACGACGCCGGTGGAGTGGAAGCTCCCCTAG
- a CDS encoding PadR family transcriptional regulator — protein MRQSLLALLAKEPAHGYELKQALEQIFGSAYPSPNIGQIYVTLSRLEKDGLVRVVDVEQSNRPNKKVYYLTAAGREALDVWVDDPTEGPRVRDEFFMKLVLAPMTGIADRMALINRQRRHYLALMRDLNELAERTDQGNRVALLLIEGAMLHLQADLDWLERCQEDLS, from the coding sequence GTGAGGCAGTCGCTGCTGGCGCTCCTCGCGAAGGAACCTGCCCACGGATATGAGCTGAAACAGGCGCTGGAACAGATATTCGGCAGTGCCTACCCGTCACCGAACATCGGGCAGATCTACGTCACGCTCAGCCGGTTGGAGAAGGACGGGCTGGTGCGCGTCGTGGACGTCGAGCAGTCCAACCGGCCGAACAAGAAGGTGTACTATCTGACCGCCGCAGGCCGGGAGGCCCTCGACGTGTGGGTGGACGACCCCACCGAGGGGCCGCGGGTCCGGGACGAGTTCTTCATGAAGCTCGTGCTGGCCCCGATGACCGGCATCGCGGATCGAATGGCGCTGATCAACCGCCAGCGCCGCCACTACCTCGCGCTCATGCGCGACCTCAACGAACTCGCTGAGCGGACCGACCAGGGGAATCGTGTCGCGCTCCTGCTGATAGAGGGGGCCATGCTGCATCTGCAGGCCGACCTCGACTGGCTCGAACGCTGTCAGGAGGACCTGTCGTGA
- a CDS encoding VOC family protein: MSTPLVVPFLRYQDAPAAIEWLGKVFGFRPVLTLPGGKGGVGYARLALGDAVVMLASVRDSEPYLRSALDLPAVSQGVFVVVEDLEAHYEQASAMGAEIVLDIEATPEGTRVYLAFDLEGQLWAFGDGFVVND, encoded by the coding sequence ATGTCCACGCCCCTTGTGGTTCCGTTCCTTCGATACCAGGATGCCCCGGCCGCCATCGAGTGGCTGGGCAAGGTCTTCGGCTTCCGGCCGGTGCTCACGCTCCCCGGCGGGAAAGGCGGCGTCGGATACGCCCGGCTCGCGCTGGGCGACGCCGTGGTCATGCTGGCCTCGGTCCGCGACAGCGAGCCGTACCTGCGCAGCGCTCTGGACCTACCGGCGGTCAGCCAGGGGGTGTTCGTCGTGGTGGAGGATCTGGAGGCCCACTACGAGCAGGCCAGCGCAATGGGCGCGGAGATCGTGCTGGACATCGAGGCCACCCCCGAGGGCACCAGGGTCTACCTGGCCTTCGACCTGGAAGGTCAACTCTGGGCCTTCGGGGACGGCTTCGTCGTCAACGACTGA
- a CDS encoding ABC transporter substrate-binding protein: MRRLLPVVLAVLVTAGCSTAVAQKTERFGGSGPFTLVTGRDTTGYLQPLLDRWNETHPGERVTLLELPEAADEQRAQMVANLQAKSDRYDVLGLDVVWTAEFADAGWILPLERGAFPLDRFLPPVVDTAVYQDKLWAVPYTSNAGLLYYRKDLLAKQGFKPPRTWAELREQARTLHDKYDIGGYAGQFLAYEGLTVNFAEAVQSAGGQILSRDGTQVTMDVARAKTGLDFLTGGFREGWIPQESLSFKEEESRLAFQEGRLAFSRNWPHAYGPATTSAVGDKFGVTRLPGLNGPGSSSLGGVNLALSAYSKRQKSAVEFIRYFTGLENQRRVLADGSFPPVWAELYDDPGLIKRFPYLPVLKQSILSARPRPASANYNQVSLVIASAVSNALTPPFTEAGDDVVASMKGQLNEIIRAQ, translated from the coding sequence ATGCGCCGTCTGCTCCCCGTCGTGCTCGCCGTGCTGGTCACGGCGGGATGCTCGACGGCGGTGGCGCAGAAGACGGAGCGGTTCGGCGGGAGTGGTCCGTTCACCCTGGTGACCGGACGCGACACGACCGGCTATCTGCAACCGCTGCTCGACCGGTGGAACGAGACCCACCCCGGGGAACGCGTGACCCTGCTCGAACTCCCCGAGGCGGCCGACGAGCAGCGCGCGCAGATGGTCGCCAACCTGCAGGCCAAAAGCGACCGCTACGACGTGCTCGGCCTCGACGTGGTCTGGACGGCGGAGTTCGCCGACGCCGGCTGGATCCTGCCGCTCGAGCGCGGCGCGTTCCCGCTGGACCGGTTCCTTCCGCCGGTCGTGGACACGGCGGTCTACCAGGACAAGCTCTGGGCGGTGCCGTACACCAGCAACGCCGGACTGCTCTACTACCGCAAGGACCTGCTCGCCAAGCAGGGCTTCAAGCCGCCCAGGACCTGGGCGGAGCTGCGTGAGCAGGCCCGGACGCTGCACGACAAGTATGACATCGGCGGCTACGCCGGCCAGTTCCTCGCCTACGAGGGGCTGACCGTCAACTTCGCCGAGGCCGTGCAGTCGGCGGGCGGCCAGATCCTCAGCCGGGACGGCACGCAGGTGACCATGGACGTGGCCAGGGCGAAGACCGGTCTGGACTTCCTGACCGGCGGCTTCCGGGAGGGATGGATCCCCCAGGAGTCGCTCTCCTTCAAGGAGGAGGAGTCACGGCTGGCCTTCCAGGAGGGCCGGCTGGCCTTCTCCCGCAACTGGCCACACGCCTACGGCCCGGCCACCACCTCGGCGGTCGGTGACAAGTTCGGCGTGACCCGCCTCCCCGGGCTGAACGGCCCGGGTTCCAGCTCGCTGGGCGGGGTCAACCTCGCGCTCAGCGCATACTCCAAGCGGCAGAAGTCGGCGGTGGAGTTCATCCGCTACTTCACCGGCCTGGAGAACCAGCGGCGGGTGCTCGCCGACGGCTCGTTCCCGCCCGTGTGGGCCGAGCTGTACGACGACCCCGGCCTGATCAAGCGTTTCCCCTACCTGCCGGTCCTCAAGCAGAGCATCCTCTCCGCGCGGCCGCGACCGGCGAGTGCCAACTACAACCAGGTGAGCCTGGTGATCGCCAGTGCGGTCTCCAACGCGCTCACCCCACCCTTCACGGAGGCGGGCGACGACGTCGTCGCCTCCATGAAGGGCCAGCTCAACGAGATCATCCGGGCTCAGTGA
- a CDS encoding carbohydrate ABC transporter permease, which produces MTTSTLGAPPRSTLGRIVDRVGGGLVQAALVLIGVFWLVPTLGLFVVSIREETANNSTGWWTAFTKPAELTLRSYSDLLATGFTSSFWNTVFITVPTTLLVIGIAAMAAYAFAWMEFPGRDGLFLVVVGLLVVPIQIALIPIAKLYGTLGIFGSIAGVVLFHVAFGLPFAIFLLRNFFAGIPRSLLEAARMDGAGEWKIFSTVVFPLAKPAVASLGIFQFLWVWNDLLVALVFADSGNQPMTKALQSQMRQFGTNVDILAPGAFLSLIIPLALFFAFQRYFVQGMMAGSVK; this is translated from the coding sequence GTGACAACCTCCACTCTCGGCGCCCCGCCCCGGAGTACCCTCGGCCGGATCGTGGACCGGGTCGGCGGCGGCCTGGTCCAGGCGGCGCTGGTGCTGATCGGCGTGTTCTGGCTGGTCCCCACCCTCGGGCTGTTCGTGGTCTCGATCCGCGAGGAGACGGCCAACAACTCCACCGGCTGGTGGACGGCGTTCACCAAACCGGCCGAGCTGACCCTCAGGAGCTACTCCGACCTGCTGGCCACCGGGTTCACCTCGTCGTTCTGGAACACCGTGTTCATCACGGTGCCCACGACCCTCCTGGTGATCGGCATCGCGGCCATGGCGGCCTACGCGTTCGCCTGGATGGAGTTCCCGGGCCGGGACGGGCTGTTCCTGGTGGTGGTCGGCCTGCTGGTCGTGCCGATCCAGATCGCGCTGATCCCGATCGCCAAGCTCTACGGCACCCTCGGGATCTTCGGCTCCATCGCCGGCGTGGTGCTCTTCCACGTCGCCTTCGGCCTCCCCTTCGCCATCTTCCTGCTCCGCAACTTCTTCGCGGGCATCCCACGCTCGCTGCTGGAGGCGGCGCGGATGGACGGCGCGGGTGAGTGGAAGATCTTCTCGACCGTGGTGTTCCCGCTGGCCAAGCCCGCGGTCGCCTCGCTCGGCATCTTCCAGTTCCTCTGGGTCTGGAACGACCTGCTCGTCGCCCTGGTCTTCGCCGACTCCGGAAACCAGCCGATGACCAAGGCCCTGCAGTCCCAGATGCGGCAGTTCGGCACCAACGTCGACATCCTGGCGCCGGGTGCCTTCCTGTCCCTGATCATCCCGCTGGCGCTGTTCTTCGCCTTCCAGCGGTACTTCGTGCAGGGCATGATGGCCGGCTCGGTGAAATAA
- a CDS encoding ABC transporter substrate-binding protein — MRKTIATVTTAGLALALAACGQSSETGASPAASSSSSAAAPAAKTLEGVTIEVAAKWTGAEQTNFQEVLKAFEAKTGAKVTYASTGEDTGAYLGPRIQGGNPPDIAILPQPGLVQQYADQKALKPLAPEVLKQIDDNYTPYWKELGSADGQAYGVLVKAAHKSLIWYRDQAFQDAGAQPPTTWDELVKTAQAVADSGTPPFSLCGASGWTLTDLFENVYLSSAGPENYTKLSKHEIPWTDASVTTALEKIGQLVGKKEFLLGGSSGALQTDFPTCVTQVYGQDKSAMVIEADFVATTAEESGAKLGEEAKYFAFPKAGDTEPVVLGGDIAVVLKESKGAMALLEFLASKEGGEIWAKLPGYLSPNRNVSPDNYPAELTKKLAQTIISAGDAVRYDMSDLAPSAFGGTDGKGQWKLLQDFVRDPSKIKDIQSKLEDEAKKAWK; from the coding sequence ATGCGTAAAACCATCGCGACAGTGACGACGGCGGGCCTGGCACTCGCCCTCGCCGCGTGCGGCCAGTCCTCCGAGACCGGCGCCTCCCCCGCCGCGAGCAGCAGCTCCTCCGCCGCCGCCCCGGCCGCCAAGACGCTTGAGGGCGTGACCATCGAGGTCGCCGCCAAGTGGACCGGCGCCGAGCAGACCAACTTCCAGGAAGTGCTCAAGGCGTTCGAGGCCAAGACCGGCGCCAAGGTCACCTACGCCTCCACCGGCGAGGACACCGGCGCCTACCTCGGCCCGCGCATCCAGGGCGGCAACCCGCCGGACATCGCGATCCTCCCCCAGCCGGGCCTGGTCCAGCAGTACGCCGACCAGAAGGCGCTCAAGCCCCTCGCCCCCGAGGTGCTCAAGCAGATCGACGACAACTACACCCCGTACTGGAAGGAGCTCGGCTCCGCCGACGGCCAGGCCTACGGCGTGCTGGTGAAGGCGGCCCACAAGTCGCTCATCTGGTACCGCGACCAGGCCTTCCAGGACGCCGGGGCGCAGCCGCCGACCACCTGGGACGAGCTCGTCAAGACCGCCCAGGCCGTCGCCGACTCCGGCACCCCGCCCTTCTCCCTCTGCGGCGCGTCCGGCTGGACCCTGACCGACCTGTTCGAGAACGTCTACCTGTCCAGCGCGGGCCCGGAGAACTACACCAAGCTCTCCAAGCACGAGATCCCGTGGACCGACGCCAGCGTGACCACCGCGCTGGAGAAGATCGGGCAGCTCGTCGGCAAGAAGGAGTTCCTGCTCGGCGGCTCCTCCGGCGCCCTGCAGACCGACTTCCCGACCTGCGTGACCCAGGTCTACGGCCAGGACAAGTCGGCGATGGTCATCGAGGCGGACTTCGTGGCCACCACCGCCGAGGAGTCCGGCGCGAAGCTCGGCGAGGAGGCCAAGTACTTCGCGTTCCCGAAGGCCGGCGACACCGAGCCGGTCGTGCTGGGCGGCGACATCGCGGTGGTGCTGAAGGAATCCAAGGGCGCGATGGCGCTGCTGGAGTTCCTCGCCTCCAAGGAGGGCGGCGAGATCTGGGCGAAGCTCCCGGGCTACCTGTCCCCCAACCGCAACGTCTCTCCGGACAACTACCCGGCCGAGCTGACCAAGAAGCTCGCCCAGACGATCATCTCCGCCGGTGACGCCGTCCGCTACGACATGTCCGACCTGGCGCCCAGCGCCTTCGGCGGCACCGACGGCAAGGGTCAGTGGAAGCTCCTGCAGGACTTCGTCCGCGACCCGTCCAAGATCAAGGACATCCAGTCCAAGCTTGAGGACGAGGCCAAGAAGGCCTGGAAGTAA
- a CDS encoding ABC transporter permease subunit codes for MTNRLDGPQDPRGGDDAARGSSSGPNETHGTSLDLSDGPPPPADADAEPGKTSPAESATATATARPAPKAVQAGPSKLGPPPSMAIWFLLPGALLLGAMVIYPIIYSIFRSLYDGTGDTFVGVDNYAAIFSDSSTLTTIRNNLIWVVVAPALVTAVGLIFAVLTERIRWATAFKLIVFMPMAVSLMASGVIFRLVYEQAPDRGVANAVISSVDGLFGSNQGYPDARPRENDQAPVAAQQGAVVTKQPAKPGQAVLIPLVGVKPDTLASASAAKAVQPGPGELAGTVWVDFTQGGGGALNQVDGTEKALAGVTVEAVQNGAVKATSTTEADGTFRFAGLAPGDYTVRLPQSNFEAGFTGVSWLGPTLITPAIIGAFIWVWAGFSMVLIAAGLAAIPRDALEAARIDGATEWQVFRKITIPLLSPVLLVVFVTMIINTLKVFDLVFVIAPGSVQPQANVIALEMWRVSFGGGGNQGLGSALAIFLLILVLPFMIINIRRFRRDNQ; via the coding sequence GTGACCAACCGGTTAGACGGCCCGCAGGATCCGCGTGGCGGCGACGACGCCGCCCGCGGCTCCTCCTCCGGACCGAACGAAACCCATGGGACCTCCCTCGACCTGAGCGACGGACCCCCACCCCCGGCTGACGCGGACGCGGAGCCGGGGAAGACCTCCCCCGCGGAGAGCGCCACCGCCACCGCCACCGCCCGCCCCGCGCCGAAGGCGGTGCAGGCCGGCCCCTCCAAGCTGGGGCCGCCGCCCAGCATGGCGATCTGGTTCCTGCTGCCGGGAGCCCTCCTGCTCGGTGCGATGGTGATCTACCCGATCATCTACTCGATCTTCCGCAGCCTCTACGACGGCACCGGCGACACCTTCGTCGGCGTGGACAACTACGCGGCGATCTTCAGTGACTCCTCCACCCTGACCACGATCAGGAACAACCTGATCTGGGTCGTGGTGGCTCCCGCCCTGGTCACCGCGGTCGGCCTGATCTTCGCGGTGCTGACCGAGCGGATCCGCTGGGCCACCGCGTTCAAGCTGATCGTGTTCATGCCGATGGCCGTCTCCCTGATGGCCTCCGGCGTCATCTTCCGCCTGGTCTACGAGCAGGCACCGGACCGGGGCGTGGCCAACGCCGTGATCAGTTCGGTGGACGGTCTCTTCGGCTCCAACCAGGGCTACCCGGACGCGCGCCCCAGGGAGAACGACCAGGCGCCGGTGGCCGCCCAGCAGGGCGCGGTGGTGACCAAGCAGCCCGCCAAACCCGGGCAGGCCGTGCTCATCCCGCTGGTGGGCGTGAAGCCCGACACCCTGGCCTCGGCCTCGGCGGCGAAGGCCGTCCAGCCGGGTCCGGGCGAACTCGCCGGAACCGTGTGGGTGGACTTCACCCAGGGCGGCGGCGGTGCGCTCAACCAGGTGGACGGCACCGAGAAGGCCCTGGCCGGAGTGACGGTCGAGGCGGTGCAGAACGGCGCCGTCAAGGCCACCTCCACCACCGAGGCCGACGGGACCTTCCGTTTCGCCGGGCTCGCTCCGGGCGACTACACGGTACGGCTGCCGCAGTCGAACTTCGAGGCGGGCTTCACCGGCGTCTCCTGGCTGGGCCCGACGCTGATCACCCCGGCGATCATCGGTGCGTTCATCTGGGTGTGGGCCGGGTTCTCCATGGTCCTGATCGCGGCGGGGCTCGCGGCCATCCCGCGGGACGCGCTGGAGGCGGCCCGCATCGACGGCGCCACCGAGTGGCAGGTGTTCCGCAAGATCACCATCCCGCTGCTCTCCCCGGTGCTGCTCGTCGTGTTCGTCACGATGATCATCAATACCCTGAAGGTCTTCGATCTAGTCTTCGTCATCGCGCCGGGATCGGTGCAGCCGCAGGCCAACGTGATCGCGCTGGAGATGTGGCGGGTCTCCTTCGGCGGCGGCGGCAACCAGGGACTGGGCAGCGCGCTGGCCATCTTCCTGCTGATCCTCGTCCTGCCCTTCATGATTATCAACATCCGCCGGTTCAGGAGGGACAACCAGTGA
- a CDS encoding ABC transporter ATP-binding protein, translating into MSPPPPPIVSTVNLVKIYQNGGVPVPAVRGVDLQVEAGQFVAVMGPSGSGKSTLVHMIGGLDARTSGEIWLDGRRADTLSESAWALLRRQKIGFVFQFFNLVANMTVADNVELPALLAGSSPREARERREYLLGELGLADRADSAPSQLAGGEQQRVALARALANRPSLLLADEPTGNLDSRNTRDVLRLLSEVHRDGQTIIMVTHDARVASLADRVVSLLDGEIVDDGTVGPARRRPRATAGDVVELRG; encoded by the coding sequence GTGAGCCCACCCCCACCCCCCATCGTCAGCACGGTCAACCTCGTGAAGATCTACCAGAACGGCGGCGTCCCCGTGCCCGCCGTCCGGGGGGTGGACCTTCAGGTCGAGGCGGGGCAGTTCGTCGCGGTCATGGGGCCGTCAGGGTCGGGCAAGTCCACCCTGGTGCACATGATCGGGGGCCTGGACGCCCGGACCAGCGGCGAGATCTGGCTGGACGGCAGGCGGGCCGACACGCTGAGCGAGAGCGCCTGGGCGCTGCTGCGCCGGCAGAAGATCGGCTTCGTCTTCCAGTTCTTCAACCTGGTCGCCAACATGACCGTGGCCGACAACGTCGAGCTGCCCGCGCTGCTGGCCGGGTCCTCCCCGCGCGAGGCCCGCGAGCGGCGCGAGTATCTCCTCGGGGAGCTCGGGCTGGCCGACCGCGCCGACTCCGCCCCCTCCCAGCTCGCGGGCGGCGAGCAGCAGCGGGTCGCCCTGGCCCGCGCGCTGGCCAACAGGCCGAGCCTGCTGCTCGCCGACGAGCCCACCGGCAACCTCGACAGCCGCAACACCCGTGACGTGCTCCGCCTTCTCAGCGAGGTCCACCGTGACGGCCAGACCATCATCATGGTCACCCATGACGCCCGGGTGGCCAGCCTGGCCGACCGCGTGGTCTCCCTGCTCGACGGCGAGATCGTCGACGACGGGACCGTCGGCCCGGCCCGCCGGCGGCCCAGGGCCACCGCGGGCGACGTCGTCGAGCTGAGGGGGTAG